The following are from one region of the Deltaproteobacteria bacterium genome:
- a CDS encoding lytic transglycosylase domain-containing protein, with product MDEAFRLSYSHTLQTPSPDPLAFIADLEPVMPKPVTVLTIADAVAYELIRRSRTLNETDALRTATVIVHESLELGYDPLLVLAVIYVESYFDNYAISPVGAEGLMQIMPATGQWLAEQMGLGYTLAHTFDPTRNVRLGIRYLVRLENQFKGNTAFALTAYNRGPSATKYILRHHNGRLPKNIRDAYASKVLLRYRALRVLYGSLPIT from the coding sequence ATGGATGAGGCTTTTCGTCTTAGCTATTCGCATACTTTACAAACACCATCTCCAGATCCATTAGCCTTTATAGCAGATTTAGAGCCAGTGATGCCAAAACCAGTAACAGTGTTAACCATAGCTGATGCAGTGGCTTATGAGTTGATACGTCGCTCGCGCACACTCAATGAAACTGATGCTTTACGCACTGCTACTGTAATTGTCCATGAATCACTTGAACTTGGGTATGACCCCTTGCTCGTGTTAGCAGTTATTTACGTTGAAAGTTATTTTGATAATTATGCAATTTCACCTGTAGGAGCCGAAGGTCTTATGCAGATTATGCCAGCCACTGGCCAATGGTTAGCAGAACAAATGGGCCTCGGTTATACTTTAGCGCATACATTCGATCCAACTCGCAATGTTCGTTTAGGTATTCGTTATTTGGTTCGTTTAGAAAATCAATTTAAAGGCAATACCGCCTTTGCATTAACTGCATATAATCGTGGTCCTAGTGCTACTAAGTATATTCTTCGTCATCACAATGGCCGACTACCAAAAAATATTCGTGATGCTTATGCTAGTAAGGTGCTTTTGCGATATCGTGCATTACGGGTACTTTATGGCTCTCTGCCGATAACCTGA
- a CDS encoding flagellar biosynthetic protein FliR: MPSLLQKIAEMMNYTQEIMILGLVLARTMPMVIQTPWLGGKLAPMEVKMGLGLLFTIIIWPIARRSLSGPLPTTAIPFLLLMGKEVLIGFIIGFINNLVFMVMEMAGRLIDTSRGTSMSEVLEPHSGQRATPFGDLYYQLFLIVFVVIGAHGIFFDAFFMSFSTLPLNVGLAPPENMGQLADFVIRTTADVFMAAVLLASPIIAAVLVTDVVFGILNRVAPQLNAYFMAMPVKAMAGVMIAVVVLEAFTSRLSDFAVWSLSSIEKTLDFLVH, from the coding sequence ATGCCTTCATTACTACAAAAAATTGCTGAAATGATGAACTACACCCAAGAAATTATGATCCTTGGGCTAGTTTTGGCTCGTACCATGCCAATGGTGATCCAAACTCCATGGTTAGGCGGTAAGCTCGCCCCTATGGAAGTAAAAATGGGGTTAGGCTTACTATTCACTATAATAATATGGCCGATTGCGCGTAGATCTCTATCTGGTCCTTTGCCGACTACGGCAATTCCTTTTTTACTGTTAATGGGCAAAGAAGTACTAATTGGTTTTATAATCGGTTTTATTAATAATCTTGTATTTATGGTTATGGAAATGGCAGGAAGGCTAATCGACACTAGTCGTGGTACTTCTATGTCCGAAGTATTAGAACCTCATTCGGGGCAGCGTGCTACCCCATTTGGGGATCTATATTATCAGTTATTTTTAATCGTTTTCGTAGTAATAGGTGCCCATGGTATCTTTTTTGATGCTTTCTTTATGTCATTTTCCACATTGCCATTAAACGTTGGTTTAGCTCCCCCTGAAAATATGGGCCAACTTGCTGATTTTGTTATCAGAACAACCGCTGATGTATTCATGGCTGCGGTTTTGTTAGCTTCACCTATTATTGCTGCAGTTTTAGTAACAGATGTAGTTTTTGGTATACTTAATCGTGTCGCCCCTCAATTAAATGCCTATTTTATGGCTATGCCGGTCAAGGCAATGGCCGGTGTAATGATTGCAGTAGTAGTTCTTGAGGCATTTACAAGCCGTTTGAGTGATTTTGCTGTTTGGTCGTTAAGTTCGATTGAAAAAACTTTGGATTTTTTGGTGCACTAG
- the fliJ gene encoding flagellar export protein FliJ: protein MANTPEYRLQALLEIRERNKEEAEKAFGEAIAAHKSEEEKQKQMELELKRMEARREQKRREYAEKSMRGEMSAQDVVGANTYIQRLQEQEEMQKQAIEAQKAVVEYKKQEMDNARQALMLANQELKALEKHKEKQIEEWKKKIQQKEEENMDELAQQIFMRNDRF from the coding sequence ATGGCTAATACGCCCGAGTATCGACTGCAAGCGTTACTCGAAATACGCGAACGCAACAAAGAAGAAGCTGAAAAAGCATTTGGCGAGGCTATAGCTGCGCATAAAAGCGAAGAAGAAAAACAAAAACAAATGGAGCTTGAGCTTAAGCGTATGGAAGCTCGCCGTGAACAAAAACGCCGTGAATATGCTGAAAAATCTATGCGGGGCGAAATGTCGGCACAAGATGTAGTTGGTGCCAATACCTACATTCAACGCTTGCAAGAACAAGAAGAAATGCAAAAGCAAGCTATCGAAGCGCAAAAAGCTGTCGTAGAATATAAAAAACAAGAAATGGACAATGCACGTCAGGCATTAATGCTAGCAAATCAAGAGCTCAAAGCCCTTGAAAAACATAAAGAAAAACAAATAGAAGAATGGAAAAAGAAAATTCAACAAAAGGAAGAAGAAAATATGGATGAGTTAGCACAACAAATATTTATGCGAAATGATCGTTTTTAG
- a CDS encoding flagellar biosynthetic protein FliO, whose product MYQILFSILFVLAASDKQPIPENSLKTNINIATSENTKANSTQTLFDKNTPNIDLNAKEPPPSSYDISLSNTKSKEDKSHEDESHSLMSQIWRTLLSLAFVVALIYGLGKIVLWRLGRGKIRTQGILKIIERCPLDTRHTLFIIEVFGKYKYLIGAGNDKGITLLADINQKATENQGSFAKVFSQTERVEPDFAKPNDNNERP is encoded by the coding sequence ATGTATCAGATATTATTTTCAATATTATTCGTTCTCGCTGCTAGCGATAAACAACCCATACCGGAAAACTCGCTTAAAACTAATATTAATATAGCTACATCAGAAAATACAAAAGCTAATAGTACTCAAACACTATTTGACAAAAATACTCCTAATATTGACCTAAATGCCAAAGAACCACCGCCATCCTCATACGATATTAGCCTTAGTAATACCAAATCTAAAGAAGATAAAAGCCATGAAGACGAAAGCCATAGTTTGATGAGTCAAATTTGGCGAACGTTATTATCGTTAGCTTTTGTGGTAGCCTTAATTTACGGCCTTGGCAAAATCGTGCTTTGGCGTCTTGGGCGAGGTAAAATCCGCACTCAAGGTATATTAAAAATAATCGAACGTTGCCCTCTTGATACTCGTCATACATTATTCATCATTGAGGTTTTTGGTAAATATAAGTATTTGATAGGCGCGGGAAATGACAAAGGGATAACACTACTAGCTGATATCAATCAAAAGGCAACAGAAAATCAGGGTTCGTTCGCTAAAGTATTTTCACAAACAGAACGCGTTGAGCCAGACTTCGCAAAACCAAACGATAACAACGAGAGGCCTTAA
- the sctR gene encoding type III secretion system export apparatus subunit SctR — MQTQKRQWHQRSLAFLIGIAITLSSNVVSAQSISKILGGSDLTDAGVANRPMVLLAALAVFAMVPFILIMVTSFVKIAVVLSIVRQAIGTQQIPPTQVITGLATILTVYIMMPVGLEIYHQSQERMARYSKDKAKIMSFTVDQVIDLVREGQHPLRRFLIKHAHLKDRDMFYKLAWKMRAPQDRATLTDEDWAIIVPSFVISELKEAFQIGFILFVPFLVIDMVVANLLMALGMQMLSPTTISLPFKILLFVLVDGWYLISRGLVLGY; from the coding sequence ATGCAAACGCAAAAACGGCAATGGCATCAGCGTAGTCTGGCATTTTTAATCGGTATTGCAATTACTTTAAGTAGCAATGTTGTATCTGCTCAAAGCATAAGTAAAATTCTAGGTGGCAGCGATCTTACCGATGCTGGTGTTGCCAATCGTCCTATGGTGTTGCTGGCGGCTCTCGCAGTTTTTGCGATGGTGCCATTCATCCTCATCATGGTGACAAGTTTTGTAAAAATTGCAGTTGTGCTTTCAATTGTGCGCCAGGCCATAGGTACCCAGCAAATTCCGCCAACTCAAGTAATTACCGGACTTGCTACTATTCTTACTGTATATATCATGATGCCAGTGGGTTTAGAGATTTATCACCAATCTCAAGAAAGAATGGCACGGTACAGCAAAGATAAAGCAAAAATTATGAGTTTTACTGTCGATCAGGTGATTGATTTAGTTCGTGAAGGCCAACATCCATTACGCCGGTTTTTAATTAAACACGCTCATTTAAAAGATCGTGATATGTTTTATAAACTCGCCTGGAAAATGCGAGCACCTCAAGATCGCGCAACTCTCACTGATGAAGATTGGGCAATAATTGTTCCATCTTTTGTTATTAGTGAATTGAAAGAGGCTTTTCAGATAGGTTTTATATTATTTGTGCCATTTTTAGTAATCGATATGGTGGTAGCAAATTTACTTATGGCTCTTGGTATGCAGATGCTTTCACCTACTACAATATCTTTGCCATTTAAGATCCTACTCTTCGTACTTGTTGATGGTTGGTATCTAATTAGCCGTGGCCTCGTCTTGGGATATTAA
- a CDS encoding flagellar biosynthetic protein FliQ produces MDQKVIDFILQVTNQGLLVTIIVCGPPIVLSMIVGLMISIFQAVTQIQEQSLTFVPKMIVIFGALAALMPILGALLMRFAQMCFEGFPTAIY; encoded by the coding sequence ATGGATCAAAAAGTCATCGATTTTATACTTCAGGTAACTAATCAAGGTCTACTTGTAACCATTATTGTATGCGGCCCCCCGATCGTTTTAAGCATGATCGTCGGTTTAATGATCTCCATCTTTCAGGCTGTTACCCAAATACAAGAGCAATCGTTGACGTTTGTACCTAAAATGATTGTTATTTTCGGAGCCTTGGCTGCTCTTATGCCAATTTTGGGCGCTCTGTTAATGCGTTTTGCCCAAATGTGCTTTGAAGGCTTTCCAACCGCAATATATTAG
- a CDS encoding RNA-binding protein, whose product MGNKVFVGGLSFDIQDDGLREGFARFGEITEAKVITDRTTGQSRGFGFITFANEDSVSSAIAEMNGTEMGGRTIRVSEAQENSGRGGGRGGRGGRGGFGGGGRGGYGGGGRSGYGGGGRGGPGGGGGRGGYGGGGRGRGGRSGGGPSGPSGAGGPGGGRW is encoded by the coding sequence ATGGGTAACAAAGTCTTCGTCGGTGGTTTAAGTTTTGATATTCAAGATGATGGTTTACGTGAGGGTTTTGCCAGATTTGGTGAAATCACCGAGGCCAAAGTCATTACTGATCGTACCACCGGTCAATCACGCGGTTTTGGTTTTATTACATTTGCAAACGAAGATTCGGTTAGTTCTGCAATTGCCGAAATGAATGGTACAGAAATGGGAGGTCGTACCATTAGAGTTAGTGAAGCCCAAGAAAACAGCGGACGTGGTGGTGGACGCGGTGGACGTGGCGGACGTGGCGGTTTTGGTGGTGGCGGACGCGGCGGTTATGGTGGCGGCGGACGCAGTGGTTATGGTGGCGGCGGACGTGGCGGACCCGGTGGTGGTGGCGGACGTGGTGGTTATGGTGGTGGCGGACGTGGGCGTGGTGGCCGTAGTGGTGGTGGGCCTAGTGGACCAAGCGGTGCTGGTGGACCTGGTGGTGGTCGCTGGTAA
- a CDS encoding FliI/YscN family ATPase, with translation MASTAPIIDLSKYIKAVEQAETINVRGRVTEVTGLVIKATVPGVRIGEMCYIDTGSQHRVTCEVVGFRDEAVMLMPLGEAYGIGPDCEVIPSGKPFSIKCGWGLLGRIIDGLGRPIDGGPPLDNIPDLTDWAVDRPAPDAMKRKRVTEPIAMGVRVIDGLLTFGLGQRIGLFAGSGVGKSTLMGQIARNTAAEVVVTCLIGERGREVLDFIEESLGDEGRKKSVVVVATSNEPALVRLKSAFVSTAIAEWFRDQGQKVMYMMDSSTRFARAQREIGLAIGEPPARQGYPPSVFAQIPRLMERTGNNESGSISALYTILVQAGDMDEPIADEVRGILDGHIILNRALGARNHWPAVDVLPSLSRVMTGIVSPEHKQAASKLREVLAIYEKQRDLILLGAYQYGTDPKTDYAIDKIEEVEAFLRQPTDEYDDFETTIQKLVALFADAR, from the coding sequence ATGGCGAGCACAGCGCCAATTATCGATCTTAGTAAATATATCAAGGCTGTCGAACAAGCCGAAACCATTAATGTTCGCGGTCGTGTGACTGAAGTCACTGGTTTAGTAATAAAAGCCACGGTTCCCGGCGTGCGCATTGGTGAAATGTGCTATATCGATACCGGCAGCCAGCACCGCGTGACTTGCGAAGTTGTTGGCTTTCGTGATGAAGCGGTAATGCTAATGCCCTTGGGCGAAGCATATGGTATCGGTCCAGATTGTGAAGTTATCCCCAGCGGTAAACCCTTTTCGATTAAATGCGGTTGGGGTTTACTTGGTCGTATTATTGATGGCTTAGGCCGACCAATTGATGGTGGCCCTCCCCTTGATAACATTCCTGATCTAACTGATTGGGCGGTTGACCGACCTGCTCCTGATGCGATGAAACGAAAACGTGTTACTGAACCCATCGCTATGGGGGTACGAGTTATCGATGGTTTGCTCACTTTTGGTTTGGGCCAACGTATTGGTCTATTTGCGGGTTCTGGTGTCGGCAAATCTACCCTAATGGGCCAAATTGCCCGTAATACAGCGGCTGAAGTAGTCGTTACCTGTCTAATCGGTGAACGTGGTCGCGAAGTTCTTGATTTTATCGAAGAATCGTTGGGCGACGAAGGCCGTAAAAAATCTGTTGTAGTAGTTGCCACTTCAAATGAACCTGCGCTGGTGCGTTTAAAAAGTGCATTTGTATCTACAGCAATTGCAGAATGGTTTCGCGATCAGGGCCAAAAAGTCATGTATATGATGGATAGTTCGACTCGTTTTGCCCGCGCCCAACGCGAAATTGGCCTTGCTATTGGTGAACCACCCGCACGGCAAGGTTATCCTCCGAGTGTTTTTGCACAAATTCCGCGTTTAATGGAGCGCACCGGTAATAACGAAAGTGGCTCGATTAGCGCCCTGTATACTATTTTGGTGCAAGCCGGCGACATGGATGAACCTATCGCTGATGAAGTGCGTGGTATTCTTGACGGTCACATCATTCTTAATCGTGCTTTAGGTGCACGTAATCATTGGCCAGCGGTTGATGTATTGCCTTCATTATCACGTGTTATGACTGGAATTGTCAGTCCCGAACATAAACAAGCCGCCAGCAAATTACGCGAAGTGTTAGCAATTTATGAAAAGCAGCGTGATTTGATTCTGCTTGGCGCTTATCAATATGGCACTGATCCTAAAACTGACTATGCTATCGATAAAATCGAAGAAGTTGAGGCTTTCTTAAGGCAACCCACCGATGAATATGATGATTTTGAAACAACTATACAAAAGCTAGTCGCGCTTTTTGCTGATGCAAGATAA
- a CDS encoding FliM/FliN family flagellar motor switch protein: MTSIRPFTFTNLKRMSRTEVALEATMMNYFGSRPLEAEFYPTLVELLQRYLKEPCNVLPPDMKIIARRDIAPMIPATSCLLVIGAAPSEHKIIVDLDLSLAAFAVERLLGGTGESHRIIRPLTEIEEGVLSFLLLKILSLFHDGMQTGHELALTLDKFSQKLDDVQFLIDSESEYVVLGFRVAVGKRLGYARILIPGSLVTESFGKTIAQSGANSLEQIYMQTILQTLSDTEVSARFEIATLPDLHAADFANLEHGDIIIIENHSLLKTADSIRGELFVRIGAGKNGGLRCRFTEEEQPRAEIIEIVVEEQPVEMPMTEEVNPDKEIDNTMSENQALNEANLEETEGLLRDIDAPVVIELGRIRMNTAQVVRLHKGQVLRLPRGANDPVDLVVNSKLFARGELIEVDGELGVRLIQIIGAP; this comes from the coding sequence ATGACATCAATTCGCCCTTTTACATTTACTAATCTTAAGCGGATGAGCCGCACCGAAGTCGCTTTAGAAGCGACAATGATGAATTATTTCGGTAGTCGTCCTCTTGAAGCCGAATTTTATCCAACTTTGGTAGAATTACTGCAGCGATATTTAAAAGAGCCCTGCAACGTATTACCTCCTGATATGAAAATCATCGCTCGTCGCGATATTGCTCCCATGATACCAGCAACTAGCTGTTTGCTAGTAATTGGCGCAGCTCCTAGTGAACATAAAATAATTGTTGATTTAGATCTTAGCCTTGCAGCTTTTGCAGTTGAACGACTGCTAGGTGGCACAGGTGAAAGTCACCGAATAATAAGGCCACTTACTGAAATTGAAGAAGGGGTACTTTCATTTTTGCTGCTTAAGATATTGTCTTTATTTCATGATGGAATGCAAACCGGCCATGAACTTGCTTTAACTTTAGATAAATTTTCACAAAAATTAGATGATGTGCAATTTTTAATTGATAGTGAATCAGAATACGTTGTTTTAGGTTTTCGTGTCGCTGTTGGCAAACGCTTAGGCTATGCTCGTATTCTCATTCCGGGCAGCCTGGTTACCGAGTCTTTTGGTAAAACCATTGCGCAAAGCGGTGCTAATTCTTTAGAACAAATTTATATGCAGACTATTCTGCAAACACTTAGTGATACAGAAGTTTCGGCTCGCTTTGAAATCGCAACTCTGCCTGATTTGCATGCTGCAGATTTTGCTAATCTTGAACATGGCGATATTATTATCATTGAAAATCATAGCCTTTTAAAAACTGCTGATAGCATTCGCGGTGAGCTATTTGTTCGTATCGGCGCGGGCAAAAATGGCGGATTGCGTTGTCGCTTTACCGAAGAAGAACAACCACGCGCTGAAATAATTGAGATTGTTGTTGAAGAACAACCTGTGGAGATGCCGATGACTGAAGAAGTCAACCCGGATAAAGAAATCGATAACACTATGTCTGAAAATCAAGCTCTAAATGAAGCAAACTTAGAAGAGACCGAAGGTCTGCTACGTGATATTGATGCACCGGTGGTCATTGAACTTGGGCGTATTCGCATGAACACTGCTCAAGTCGTACGTTTGCATAAGGGCCAAGTATTACGCTTACCCCGCGGCGCCAATGACCCAGTTGACCTAGTAGTAAATAGTAAACTATTTGCTCGTGGTGAACTTATTGAAGTTGACGGTGAACTCGGCGTTCGTTTAATTCAAATTATTGGGGCACCTTAA